Part of the Permianibacter fluminis genome, AGACGCGGTCAAGTGCCGCGCTTTTGCTCATTCAGGAATGTGGTTCGTGCGGGTGCGCGCGGAACTGGATGAGCGCTTTGTCAGCAAGCTCGACCAGCGTTTGCAAAAACTGAAACAGGATTATCGCGATGCCGGCAATGCCGGTGTCGTCAGCCAACACGGAATCGATCATGGATAAACATCTGCTTGAGATTCTGGCCTGCCCGATCTGCAAGGGCAAACTGGAATACCGGAAAGCCAGTCAGGAACTGGTTTGCAAATTTGACCGGCTTGCCTTTCCGGTCAAGGACGGCATTCCGGTGATGCTGGAAGATGAAGCGCGCCCGCTTGGCGCGGAAGAGAATTGAATCATGGCGTTCGTGGTGATCATTCCGGCGCGTTACGCGTCGACCCGCTTGCCAGCCAAACCGCTCGCTGATATTGCCGGCAAACCGATGATTCAGCACGTTTATGAACGGGCGAAACTGAGCGCGGCCAGCCGGGTGGCAATAGCCACAGATGACAGCCGGATTGCCGACGCGGCTGCCAGCTTCGGTGCCGAGGTGGTGATGACGGCGGCGACGCACGAGTCGGGCAGCGACCGGCTGAACGAGGCGGCGAGCAAACTCG contains:
- a CDS encoding Trm112 family protein yields the protein MDKHLLEILACPICKGKLEYRKASQELVCKFDRLAFPVKDGIPVMLEDEARPLGAEEN